The following proteins are co-located in the Campylobacter concisus genome:
- a CDS encoding FKBP-type peptidyl-prolyl cis-trans isomerase, protein MKNKVLKFTLLLSLSASGLLANVDSNESYAMGATSGGYVLKGLLEQKQIGISYDAEAVIKGFSDALKGELKLSDDEIAKLLNKRAENLDKIVKEKEAAILKENLKQGKAFMDKNAKNKNVKTTKSKLQYEILKSSKKGATPKQESIIIANYKASFIDGKVFDETKEAPAHLSMLNLIPGLEEGLMLMKEGDKFKFVIPPELAYGDSGMEGIPGGETIVFEIELVKVLKPGELAEAAKKIHEKELNEGIKKPH, encoded by the coding sequence ATGAAAAATAAGGTTTTAAAATTTACGCTACTTCTTAGCTTAAGTGCTTCTGGTTTGCTTGCAAATGTAGATTCAAATGAGTCTTATGCTATGGGAGCAACAAGTGGTGGATATGTTTTAAAAGGGTTACTTGAACAAAAACAAATAGGCATTAGCTACGATGCTGAGGCCGTTATCAAAGGTTTTAGTGATGCACTAAAAGGAGAGCTAAAACTAAGCGATGATGAGATAGCAAAGCTACTAAACAAAAGAGCTGAAAATTTAGACAAGATAGTAAAAGAAAAAGAAGCCGCCATACTTAAAGAGAATTTAAAGCAGGGCAAGGCTTTTATGGATAAAAATGCAAAAAATAAAAATGTAAAAACGACAAAATCAAAATTGCAATATGAAATTTTAAAATCAAGCAAAAAGGGAGCGACTCCAAAACAAGAGAGTATCATCATAGCAAACTATAAAGCTAGCTTTATCGATGGTAAGGTCTTTGATGAGACAAAAGAGGCTCCAGCTCATCTTTCTATGCTAAATTTGATTCCAGGTCTTGAAGAGGGCTTAATGCTCATGAAAGAGGGCGATAAGTTTAAATTTGTTATCCCGCCAGAACTTGCGTATGGCGATAGCGGCATGGAGGGCATACCTGGAGGCGAGACTATCGTTTTTGAGATAGAGCTTGTTAAGGTCTTAAAGCCAGGTGAGTTAGCCGAGGCTGCAAAGAAAATTCACGAGAAAGAACTAAATGAGGGCATTAAAAAGCCTCATTAA
- a CDS encoding 4Fe-4S dicluster domain-containing protein, whose product MQNQKNRRAFLKSMVVVAAGAGAASSGFAFKSEESVKKPHFGMIFDQNKCVGCTDCEIACRKVNLVPKGQMRLFIEDKTNPKNLLDKRFVRVSCQQCVDAPCVAVCPTKACHKDEKTGIQTTNIDDCIACKYCIVACPYDVRYIDKVTHSAQSCNFCVDTNLKDEKEPACVEACRYEAIVFGDLNDEDSHISKLLAVKDSIRLRAELGTKPSLRYIPKVKMGV is encoded by the coding sequence ATGCAAAATCAAAAAAATAGAAGAGCCTTTTTAAAAAGCATGGTAGTTGTGGCTGCTGGTGCTGGTGCGGCAAGTAGTGGTTTTGCTTTTAAGAGTGAAGAAAGTGTAAAAAAACCACACTTTGGTATGATATTTGACCAAAATAAATGTGTTGGCTGTACAGACTGCGAGATAGCTTGCAGAAAGGTAAATTTAGTCCCAAAAGGGCAGATGAGACTTTTTATAGAAGATAAGACTAATCCTAAAAATTTACTCGATAAAAGATTTGTAAGAGTGTCTTGTCAGCAGTGCGTCGATGCGCCTTGTGTAGCTGTTTGTCCGACCAAGGCTTGTCATAAAGACGAAAAAACTGGCATACAAACTACAAACATAGATGATTGTATCGCCTGTAAATACTGCATCGTAGCCTGTCCATATGATGTGAGATATATTGATAAGGTTACGCACTCAGCTCAAAGCTGTAACTTTTGCGTAGATACAAATTTAAAGGACGAAAAAGAGCCAGCTTGTGTAGAAGCTTGTAGATATGAGGCGATCGTCTTTGGCGATCTTAACGATGAAGATTCTCACATCAGCAAGCTACTAGCCGTAAAAGATAGCATAAGGCTAAGAGCAGAGCTTGGCACAAAACCAAGCCTTAGATATATTCCTAAAGTAAAAATGGGGGTGTAA
- the nrfD gene encoding NrfD/PsrC family molybdoenzyme membrane anchor subunit: protein MDGALNFTATFSHGVEWGWPIAVYLLLAGMSGGALIAAILLKHYKKQESFSPFFKAASLLAFVSIMLGMVCLIADLEKPLLFWKILINYNFTSVMSIGVAGLCVFIPLSFLMCLYAFNDEISNFLAKSLKSFSTLFALIMKILIPLYPFLSRICLIFAVIICAYTGFLISVLIRFPLLNTAVLPALFIASGLSAGISGSSLVAAALFKEDPHSSDLHSLHSVEFSVLGAEILLILMLFVSLLLGSSYQQNAAVAFYSGVWANFFWLGVVLVGFIVPFVLNFAFGKKVASLKFSFYISSLAAVIGVLLLRVFILYAGQTYSI, encoded by the coding sequence ATGGATGGTGCATTAAATTTTACTGCAACATTTTCGCATGGAGTAGAGTGGGGCTGGCCGATCGCTGTTTATCTTTTGCTAGCTGGTATGAGTGGTGGAGCGCTAATCGCTGCTATACTTTTAAAACACTATAAAAAGCAAGAGAGCTTTAGCCCATTTTTCAAGGCTGCTTCGCTTTTAGCATTTGTTAGCATCATGCTTGGTATGGTTTGTCTGATAGCTGATCTTGAAAAGCCACTTTTGTTTTGGAAAATTTTGATTAATTATAATTTCACATCAGTTATGTCTATCGGTGTTGCTGGACTTTGTGTATTTATACCGCTTAGCTTTTTGATGTGCCTTTATGCATTTAATGATGAGATTTCAAATTTCTTAGCCAAAAGTTTAAAATCCTTTAGTACTCTTTTTGCATTAATAATGAAAATTTTAATACCGCTTTATCCATTTTTAAGTCGTATTTGTCTCATTTTTGCTGTAATAATTTGCGCTTATACTGGATTTTTGATCTCAGTTTTGATTAGATTCCCTCTCTTAAACACAGCTGTGCTTCCAGCTTTATTTATAGCTTCAGGACTAAGTGCTGGCATAAGTGGCAGTAGCTTGGTTGCAGCAGCTTTATTTAAAGAAGATCCGCACTCAAGCGACCTTCACTCGCTTCATAGCGTAGAATTTAGCGTTTTGGGAGCTGAAATTTTACTCATTTTAATGCTTTTTGTATCGCTTTTGCTTGGTTCAAGTTATCAGCAAAATGCAGCTGTTGCTTTTTATAGTGGCGTTTGGGCAAATTTCTTTTGGCTTGGTGTTGTGCTAGTTGGCTTCATTGTGCCTTTTGTTTTAAATTTTGCATTTGGCAAAAAAGTAGCTAGCCTAAAATTTAGCTTTTATATCAGTTCATTAGCGGCTGTTATTGGTGTTTTACTGCTTAGGGTGTTTATACTTTATGCGGGACAAACTTATAGCATTTAA
- the ccsA gene encoding cytochrome c biogenesis protein: protein MRILNIYRLSLILLFILAFGAGLATFLENFYDTQTARVLVYEALWYECVMFACTICLAISIVKTNMYKKFGAFLIHLGFIIIFIGAALTRYFGEEGVMHLRALQSSNVMQSVKPYLRVEILGENFSYPLKLSLFGKNDFEFKNFIDGKEFIINLLGYKKDEKNAPATLSLEISFNGEKKSIKLKGGAGYELEPSVLSFGGQEVKFYFSSKALNLPFSLKLDEFILERYAGLNSPSSYTSKVSIAGDKYDISLNNPLTIDGYKIFQSSYDPDELGSAFEISRDPGKIPTYIGYFLLCLGFVANLFSKKSRFFRLLNFIKGSQIAFLAILLLNATPNFANENNKNLEAHAGKFAKILTQADSRISPASSYSRAVISKISTKTTLFGLSSEELMLSFAISPKEWMDKRIVKITSDRVGELLGVNEKFASLNDVFNENGEYKLAKFVEAANEKSASKRDKFDNDVIKFDERLNILYLALKGEILKFIPAKNGDKLTWLGVNEAFGSSEISSELKSVLGAYIENLSLCVKSGECEGADKSLEKISSYQRSTLGSLAPSEAKVELEVLYNQMEIFKFLIYFYMVLGLVSLALGFYRLFSGKKFRFEKALSLAFYFGFAVHLLNLALRAYISGHAPWSDAYESLVYISLASVLAGVLFFKHQSFALGAASLFASVSLLVAHLNFINPQITNLVPVLKSFWLSVHVSVITASYGFLGFSFVLGLLGLLLMAIKNQKNEQKLSEQIRYLAATDELSLIIGLSLLTIGNFLGGVWANESWGRYWGWDSKESWSYITIIIYAIALHLRFIPRLKNIFTFLVASVLSFGSVIFTYFGVNFYLSGLHSYANGDGFSVSNLLYLLLMLLALLIAFAYRGKDIKEI from the coding sequence ATGAGAATTTTAAATATCTACCGCTTGTCTTTGATATTATTATTTATTCTTGCTTTTGGTGCAGGACTTGCGACCTTTTTAGAAAATTTTTATGACACACAAACGGCTAGGGTGCTGGTTTATGAAGCACTCTGGTACGAGTGTGTTATGTTTGCTTGCACCATTTGTTTAGCCATTAGTATCGTAAAAACCAATATGTATAAAAAATTTGGCGCATTTTTGATACATCTTGGTTTTATCATTATTTTCATCGGGGCTGCGCTTACAAGGTATTTTGGCGAAGAGGGCGTTATGCATCTTAGAGCTCTGCAAAGCTCAAATGTAATGCAAAGCGTCAAGCCTTATCTTAGAGTCGAAATACTTGGAGAAAATTTTAGTTATCCATTAAAATTAAGCTTATTTGGCAAAAATGACTTTGAGTTTAAAAATTTTATAGATGGCAAAGAATTTATAATTAACTTGCTTGGATATAAAAAAGATGAAAAAAACGCTCCAGCTACGCTTAGTTTAGAGATAAGTTTTAACGGCGAAAAAAAGAGTATTAAACTAAAAGGCGGAGCTGGATATGAGCTGGAGCCTAGTGTACTAAGTTTTGGTGGACAAGAGGTGAAATTTTACTTTAGCTCAAAGGCTTTAAATTTACCATTTTCATTAAAGCTTGACGAGTTTATTTTAGAGCGATATGCAGGGCTAAATAGTCCATCATCTTATACAAGTAAAGTAAGTATCGCTGGCGACAAGTACGACATCTCACTAAATAACCCACTAACGATTGATGGCTATAAAATTTTTCAGTCTTCATACGATCCTGACGAGCTTGGAAGCGCTTTTGAGATCAGCCGTGATCCTGGCAAAATCCCAACTTACATAGGATATTTTTTACTTTGCCTTGGCTTTGTGGCAAATTTATTTAGTAAAAAGAGCCGATTTTTTAGGCTACTAAATTTTATAAAAGGTTCGCAAATCGCATTTTTGGCTATCTTGCTTTTAAATGCTACTCCAAATTTTGCTAATGAAAATAATAAAAATTTAGAGGCACATGCGGGCAAATTTGCCAAAATTTTGACTCAAGCTGACAGCAGAATCTCTCCAGCTAGCTCTTACTCAAGAGCTGTGATAAGTAAAATTTCAACCAAAACTACGCTATTTGGGCTTAGCAGCGAGGAGCTAATGCTCTCTTTTGCCATCTCGCCAAAAGAGTGGATGGATAAAAGGATAGTAAAGATCACAAGTGATCGCGTAGGCGAGCTTTTGGGTGTTAATGAAAAATTTGCTAGTTTGAACGATGTCTTTAACGAAAATGGCGAGTATAAGCTGGCTAAATTTGTGGAAGCTGCAAATGAAAAATCCGCCTCAAAAAGAGATAAATTTGACAACGACGTGATCAAATTTGACGAGAGATTAAATATCTTATACCTTGCACTAAAGGGAGAAATTTTAAAATTTATACCAGCTAAAAATGGTGATAAATTAACATGGCTAGGCGTAAATGAAGCCTTTGGCTCAAGTGAAATTTCAAGCGAGCTTAAAAGCGTTTTAGGCGCTTATATAGAAAATCTAAGCCTTTGCGTAAAAAGTGGCGAGTGTGAGGGAGCTGATAAGAGCTTGGAGAAAATTTCAAGCTATCAAAGAAGCACTCTAGGCTCTCTTGCACCAAGCGAGGCAAAGGTGGAGCTTGAAGTGCTTTATAATCAAATGGAAATTTTTAAATTTCTTATATATTTTTACATGGTCCTTGGGCTAGTTTCGCTTGCTCTTGGCTTTTATAGGCTATTTTCTGGAAAGAAATTTAGATTTGAAAAAGCGCTTAGCCTTGCATTTTATTTTGGCTTTGCGGTGCATTTGTTAAATTTAGCTCTTCGTGCTTATATCTCAGGACATGCACCTTGGAGTGATGCCTATGAGAGCTTGGTGTATATCTCGCTTGCAAGCGTACTAGCTGGAGTTTTATTTTTTAAACATCAAAGCTTTGCTCTTGGAGCTGCTTCACTTTTTGCAAGTGTGAGCTTGCTGGTCGCTCATCTAAATTTTATAAATCCACAAATAACAAATCTAGTCCCAGTTTTAAAGTCATTTTGGCTTAGCGTGCATGTAAGTGTCATCACAGCAAGCTATGGCTTTTTGGGCTTTAGCTTTGTGCTTGGGCTTCTTGGGCTTCTTTTAATGGCTATAAAAAATCAAAAAAACGAGCAAAAGCTTAGTGAGCAGATAAGATACCTCGCTGCAACTGATGAGCTAAGCCTCATCATAGGACTTAGTTTGCTAACTATTGGAAATTTCCTTGGTGGCGTCTGGGCGAATGAGAGCTGGGGTAGATACTGGGGCTGGGATAGCAAAGAGAGCTGGTCGTACATTACGATAATTATTTATGCTATTGCGCTTCATTTAAGATTTATCCCAAGATTAAAAAATATTTTTACCTTTTTAGTAGCTAGCGTGCTCTCTTTTGGTTCAGTTATTTTTACCTATTTTGGTGTAAATTTCTATCTAAGCGGGCTTCACTCATACGCAAATGGCGATGGATTTAGCGTTTCAAATTTGCTTTATTTGCTTTTAATGCTCTTGGCTTTGCTAATCGCCTTTGCTTATAGAGGTAAGGATATAAAAGAGATTTAG
- a CDS encoding SEL1-like repeat protein: MKKSLVLLFACLGLLNAGYIKEALSAKEDHNKLAQIYEDACDKEKKASGCYNLAVLYSRGDGNVKKDEAKAAMLYEKACDQNFSMACSNLGYVYEKGKGVEKDLEKAVKFYEKACKDNEGCTELGLLYANGTGVTKDIEKAKELYEKACKAGDGIGCSNLGYLYAQGEGVEKDYAKAKVNYEMACANEAGIGCDNLGFLYVYAQGVDQNLTKATKLYEQACIYGYEKGCNNYAIMLAEGKGVKEDVEKAREIFTRSCKNGLKEACENLEILGKH, translated from the coding sequence ATGAAAAAGAGTTTAGTTTTATTATTTGCTTGTTTGGGACTATTAAATGCTGGCTATATCAAAGAGGCTTTAAGTGCAAAAGAAGATCACAACAAGCTAGCACAAATTTATGAAGATGCTTGTGATAAAGAGAAAAAGGCATCAGGATGCTACAACCTAGCTGTGCTTTACAGCAGGGGCGACGGCAATGTCAAAAAGGACGAAGCAAAGGCGGCTATGCTTTATGAAAAGGCTTGTGATCAAAATTTCTCTATGGCTTGCAGCAACCTTGGCTACGTCTATGAAAAAGGTAAAGGCGTGGAAAAAGACCTAGAAAAAGCAGTTAAATTTTATGAAAAGGCTTGTAAGGATAATGAGGGTTGCACAGAGCTTGGCTTGCTTTATGCAAATGGCACCGGCGTGACAAAGGATATTGAAAAGGCAAAAGAGCTTTACGAAAAGGCTTGCAAGGCAGGGGACGGCATAGGATGTAGTAATCTTGGCTATTTGTACGCGCAAGGTGAAGGTGTCGAGAAAGACTATGCAAAAGCCAAAGTAAACTACGAAATGGCTTGTGCAAACGAAGCTGGCATAGGATGTGATAATCTTGGCTTTTTATATGTTTATGCACAAGGCGTTGATCAAAACCTTACAAAAGCGACAAAACTTTATGAGCAAGCGTGTATATATGGATATGAAAAGGGCTGCAACAACTACGCTATTATGCTAGCTGAAGGCAAAGGCGTAAAAGAAGATGTAGAAAAAGCACGTGAAATTTTCACTAGAAGCTGCAAAAATGGCTTAAAAGAAGCGTGTGAGAATTTAGAAATTTTAGGAAAGCATTGA
- a CDS encoding nitrous oxide reductase accessory protein NosL, whose amino-acid sequence MILRSILSSALLATLLFSASTNEQTVKMKPMFQSVDPSRATLVGSGEGKEYCAVCGMNLVKFYKTNHVYNGKQVASLHCLYELTEGKIPSDAQVVDTKNLNLIDVNKAFYVVGSSVKGTMTRNSKYAFSTEADAKEFQAENGGEIMNFAKAYEIAGQDFEGDNKMIKAKREDGVYAHGKEFYEANCDKTDPKSFKAISELKAHLKKVCDAKEANKAPEYDKYLQAAALYLWDAPANLGTSNQASKPKQEIKKPERIVVPKGARCAVCGMIVKNSPWATLIKADGKDYYFDGVKDMAQFYFADGKMKDAYVSDYYTLEKLDAKDAFYVHGSNVYGPMGDEFIPFKDEAKAESFLKDHAGKGVIRFDEIKNFIGK is encoded by the coding sequence ATGATTTTACGTTCTATCTTGAGTTCAGCACTACTGGCGACCCTACTTTTTAGTGCTTCTACAAATGAGCAAACTGTCAAAATGAAACCGATGTTTCAAAGCGTGGATCCTAGCAGGGCTACACTAGTAGGAAGTGGCGAGGGCAAGGAGTACTGCGCCGTTTGTGGAATGAATTTGGTCAAATTTTATAAGACCAATCACGTATATAACGGCAAGCAAGTAGCATCACTCCACTGCTTATACGAGCTAACAGAAGGCAAGATCCCAAGCGACGCGCAGGTTGTCGATACTAAAAATCTAAATTTAATCGACGTAAATAAAGCTTTTTATGTCGTTGGTAGTAGTGTTAAAGGCACAATGACTAGAAATAGCAAATACGCCTTTTCAACCGAGGCTGACGCAAAAGAATTTCAAGCAGAAAATGGCGGCGAGATAATGAACTTTGCCAAAGCTTACGAGATCGCTGGACAGGATTTCGAGGGTGATAATAAAATGATAAAAGCTAAGCGTGAGGACGGCGTTTACGCACATGGTAAGGAATTTTACGAGGCAAACTGCGACAAAACTGATCCAAAAAGCTTTAAGGCTATCTCTGAGCTAAAAGCTCATCTCAAAAAAGTATGCGATGCAAAAGAGGCCAACAAAGCTCCAGAGTACGACAAGTACTTGCAAGCCGCTGCTCTTTATCTATGGGACGCTCCAGCAAATTTAGGTACTAGCAACCAAGCTTCAAAACCTAAACAAGAAATAAAAAAACCTGAGAGAATAGTCGTGCCAAAAGGTGCAAGATGTGCAGTATGTGGCATGATCGTCAAAAATTCTCCATGGGCGACACTTATCAAAGCAGATGGCAAGGATTATTATTTTGATGGTGTAAAAGATATGGCACAATTTTATTTTGCGGACGGTAAAATGAAAGACGCTTATGTGAGCGATTATTACACGCTAGAAAAGCTTGATGCAAAAGATGCGTTTTATGTTCATGGCTCAAACGTTTACGGACCAATGGGTGATGAGTTTATCCCATTTAAAGATGAAGCAAAGGCAGAGAGCTTTTTAAAAGATCATGCTGGCAAAGGTGTCATAAGATTTGACGAGATAAAGAACTTTATTGGTAAATAG
- a CDS encoding ABC transporter permease — MIGKNFINYAVVLLFKDRKDHLFSFCLFALIIFVLSSVLFISGSIQHDLINLVKDRSSIVVSAFRAGKNDLMHPGYIYDISKIDGVSDVRGVVDGEYYFVQKRVWFHLYEDDSLKEDEMIVGEGVKAAMNELYYDESFNFLTEERMIPVKILKTMPAQSGLITNNAIFLHPNTLRAILNLKDEEYTKLYVEVPNTDEISEVALKIENLYPNSFALSIEDEVAKVRHLYYYKGGIFMSIYVSVMLIFFVLLKNQISLAYGSKKREIAILRSIGFCIKDIIFLKFIQNFIVSVSAFLLGVMLAYLFVFVLNAPLLKGIFLGDELLNFTNFTPILEFDKLFLIFVFGVIPFLAFVLIPSWRVASSDINEGLK; from the coding sequence ATGATAGGTAAAAATTTTATAAACTATGCTGTGGTTCTGCTTTTTAAAGATAGGAAGGATCACCTTTTTAGCTTTTGCCTCTTTGCACTCATTATCTTTGTGCTAAGTTCGGTGCTTTTCATCTCTGGATCGATCCAACATGATCTTATAAATTTAGTAAAAGATAGATCAAGTATCGTAGTGAGCGCATTTCGTGCTGGCAAAAATGATCTCATGCACCCTGGCTATATCTACGATATCTCAAAGATTGATGGCGTAAGTGATGTAAGGGGCGTAGTTGATGGAGAGTACTACTTCGTTCAAAAGCGTGTTTGGTTTCATCTATATGAAGATGATAGTCTAAAAGAAGATGAGATGATTGTCGGAGAAGGTGTAAAGGCAGCGATGAATGAGCTTTACTACGACGAGAGCTTTAATTTTCTAACTGAAGAGCGCATGATACCAGTAAAGATATTAAAGACTATGCCGGCACAAAGTGGTTTAATCACAAATAACGCTATATTTTTGCATCCAAATACGCTAAGGGCTATATTAAATTTAAAAGATGAAGAGTATACAAAGCTCTACGTTGAGGTGCCAAACACAGATGAGATCAGTGAAGTAGCTTTAAAGATAGAGAATTTATATCCAAATTCTTTCGCTCTTAGTATAGAAGATGAGGTGGCTAAGGTTAGGCACCTTTACTATTATAAGGGTGGAATTTTTATGAGTATTTACGTTAGCGTTATGCTTATATTCTTTGTCTTGCTTAAAAACCAAATTTCACTCGCATATGGTAGTAAAAAGCGTGAAATAGCTATTTTAAGGAGCATTGGTTTTTGTATAAAAGACATTATATTTTTAAAATTTATACAAAATTTCATCGTGAGCGTTAGTGCTTTTTTACTCGGTGTTATGCTGGCTTATCTCTTTGTTTTTGTATTAAACGCTCCACTTCTAAAAGGGATATTTTTAGGCGATGAGCTTTTAAATTTTACAAATTTCACGCCTATTTTAGAGTTTGATAAGCTCTTTTTGATCTTTGTTTTTGGTGTGATACCATTTTTGGCGTTTGTGCTCATACCTTCATGGAGAGTAGCAAGTAGCGACATAAATGAGGGGCTAAAATGA
- a CDS encoding ABC transporter ATP-binding protein: MINIRGVSLVYNQNKQNEFCALKNINLDINDGELVILKGISGSGKSTLLSLIALLQKPTSGEILIDGTNIAKLPDAFCSELRHKRLGLIFQNFNLIEGLSVYENLLAPFALTNFKANVRDEMIKKALSLANIAHKKDENVSNLSGGERQRCAVARALSMDANIILADEPTANLDRQNARAFLGLLESFKALKKSVIVATHDSIFDELSATDRVVSLQNGEIV, encoded by the coding sequence ATGATAAATATAAGAGGTGTTAGCCTAGTTTATAACCAAAACAAACAAAATGAGTTTTGTGCTTTAAAAAATATAAATTTAGATATTAATGACGGCGAGCTAGTGATACTAAAAGGCATTAGTGGAAGCGGTAAAAGCACCTTGCTTTCGCTTATTGCCCTACTTCAAAAGCCAACTAGTGGAGAAATTTTGATAGATGGCACTAACATTGCAAAGCTACCTGATGCTTTTTGCTCTGAGCTTAGACACAAAAGACTTGGGCTTATCTTCCAAAATTTTAACCTCATTGAGGGGCTAAGTGTATATGAAAATTTACTAGCTCCATTTGCCCTAACAAATTTCAAGGCAAATGTGCGAGATGAGATGATAAAAAAGGCTCTAAGTCTCGCAAATATCGCTCATAAAAAAGATGAGAACGTATCAAATTTAAGTGGTGGCGAGCGTCAAAGATGTGCGGTAGCTAGGGCTTTATCAATGGATGCTAACATCATCTTAGCTGATGAGCCAACGGCAAATTTAGACAGACAAAATGCACGTGCGTTTTTAGGCTTGCTAGAGTCTTTTAAAGCTCTAAAAAAGAGTGTTATCGTCGCTACTCACGATAGCATTTTTGATGAGCTAAGTGCAACAGATAGGGTTGTCAGCTTGCAAAACGGAGAGATAGTATGA
- a CDS encoding pseudouridine synthase — translation MEKTRLNKFISHNTNYSRREADELIKAGKVSIAGRVVNDLATSVDEDDKVRINGRLIKLKKEFTVIVYHKQKGELVSKKDDRGRKTIYDTLDKKFTKFVSVGRLDYASEGLLLLTDAPAIATALMNSDLEREYYLKVKGEVTKEVIEAMTNGFFAKDATKGAHAKTTIKSMEFKPFLAYKIFGSSGGYTKLKVIINEGQNRELRRFFGYFDLEVMDLKRVSFGRVSLDMLKPGKWRYFENSEYEDLRDFLKVNNVRY, via the coding sequence ATGGAAAAAACAAGACTAAATAAATTTATCTCACATAACACAAACTACTCACGCCGTGAGGCAGATGAGCTGATAAAAGCTGGCAAGGTTAGCATAGCAGGTCGTGTGGTTAATGACCTTGCTACAAGCGTGGATGAAGATGATAAAGTGCGTATAAACGGCCGTTTGATAAAGCTAAAAAAGGAATTTACTGTTATCGTTTATCATAAACAAAAGGGTGAGCTAGTTAGCAAAAAAGATGACCGCGGACGAAAGACGATCTATGATACGCTAGATAAGAAATTTACAAAATTTGTTAGCGTAGGACGCTTAGACTATGCAAGTGAAGGGCTACTTTTACTAACTGACGCCCCAGCGATCGCCACAGCGCTCATGAATAGCGATTTAGAGCGCGAATACTACCTAAAAGTAAAAGGCGAGGTGACAAAAGAGGTGATAGAAGCGATGACAAATGGCTTTTTCGCCAAGGACGCCACCAAAGGCGCACACGCAAAAACCACTATAAAATCAATGGAATTTAAGCCATTTCTAGCCTACAAAATCTTTGGCTCAAGTGGTGGTTACACAAAACTAAAGGTCATCATCAACGAAGGGCAAAACAGAGAGCTTCGCCGTTTCTTTGGATACTTTGACCTTGAAGTGATGGATCTAAAACGTGTTAGTTTTGGGCGTGTTAGCCTTGATATGCTAAAGCCTGGCAAATGGCGCTACTTTGAAAATAGCGAATATGAAGACCTAAGAGACTTTTTAAAGGTTAATAACGTTAGGTACTAA
- a CDS encoding KpsF/GutQ family sugar-phosphate isomerase: protein MQTMNQIAAEVLEIEANELLRHAKNLAIEDAVNLIFNAKGKVIVTGVGKSGHVGAKIAATLASTGTPSFFLHPTEAMHGDLGMIEKDDVLLAISFSGESDELIKILPHVKRFGVKIVAMARSKTSSLGKFSDAFITIDVEKEACPLNAAPTASTTLTLALGDALAVCLMQRRGFKKEDFANFHPGGSLGKRLFLKVKDVMRSENLPIVRWNASLKKAIDTMTHGKLGTVLIIDKDGVLDAILSDGDLRRALMREDFDLDEPAMKFATLHPKEINDKEMLAVDALALIEKYKIQLLAVVEDGVPVGVLHIHDLANLGL, encoded by the coding sequence ATGCAGACAATGAACCAAATCGCAGCCGAAGTTTTAGAGATAGAAGCAAACGAGCTTTTAAGGCATGCTAAAAATTTAGCCATAGAAGACGCTGTAAATTTGATATTTAACGCGAAGGGTAAGGTCATAGTCACAGGCGTGGGCAAGAGTGGTCACGTGGGTGCAAAGATCGCTGCTACGCTTGCAAGCACTGGAACGCCAAGCTTTTTCTTACACCCAACAGAGGCTATGCACGGCGACCTTGGCATGATAGAAAAGGATGATGTTTTGTTAGCCATTAGTTTTAGTGGCGAGAGCGATGAGCTTATCAAAATTTTGCCTCACGTAAAACGCTTTGGCGTGAAAATAGTCGCCATGGCAAGGAGTAAAACAAGCTCACTTGGTAAATTTAGCGACGCCTTTATCACTATCGACGTAGAGAAAGAGGCCTGCCCACTAAATGCTGCCCCAACAGCATCAACAACACTAACGTTAGCTCTTGGCGATGCATTGGCTGTTTGTTTGATGCAAAGGCGAGGCTTTAAAAAAGAGGACTTTGCAAATTTTCATCCAGGTGGCAGCCTTGGCAAGAGGCTATTTTTAAAGGTCAAAGATGTGATGAGGAGCGAAAATTTACCGATAGTTCGCTGGAATGCGAGCCTAAAAAAAGCAATCGATACTATGACACACGGTAAACTTGGCACGGTCCTAATCATCGATAAAGATGGTGTGTTAGATGCTATTTTAAGCGACGGCGATCTTAGACGTGCACTTATGCGAGAAGACTTTGATCTAGACGAGCCAGCAATGAAATTTGCAACATTGCATCCAAAAGAGATAAACGACAAGGAAATGCTAGCCGTGGATGCGTTAGCCCTCATAGAAAAGTATAAAATTCAGCTTCTTGCCGTTGTTGAAGATGGCGTACCTGTTGGAGTTTTACATATCCACGACCTTGCAAATTTAGGACTATAA